In Bythopirellula goksoeyrii, a single window of DNA contains:
- a CDS encoding amidohydrolase family protein: protein MECIDVFCHFLPRKYIAAAQEAADKPLTMFERAQQIPAMVDLPARLEILEEFPGYRQIISLSSPPTEMLSSQNAVELTQLANDELAGVVHAGGDRICGFVAALPLNDIAASIQETRRAIDELGAVGVQLFTSVLGRPLDHPDFLPLFDLMAEFDLPLLLHPTRPMNVPDYPDEKFSKYDLWWAIGWPYETTLALIRLAFSGILERLPGLKVIAHHVGGYLPMLAGRLGPGMELLGTRNPPGMEQYVTTPLQEPILRACQRFYADTASFGSQAALECGRAFFGGERLLFATDMPFDPGGGPDYIRSTLAAIDSMALSETERRAILVENAKCLFQLNDQ, encoded by the coding sequence ATGGAATGCATTGACGTTTTCTGCCATTTCTTGCCTCGCAAATACATTGCTGCAGCCCAGGAAGCGGCCGACAAACCACTCACAATGTTTGAGCGTGCTCAGCAGATACCGGCCATGGTTGATTTGCCTGCACGGCTGGAGATACTCGAAGAGTTTCCGGGATACCGTCAGATTATCAGTCTCTCGTCACCACCTACAGAAATGTTGTCATCGCAAAATGCGGTAGAACTAACGCAACTTGCGAATGACGAATTGGCTGGCGTGGTTCATGCTGGCGGGGATCGCATCTGCGGATTTGTCGCTGCCCTTCCGCTGAATGATATCGCAGCCAGCATCCAAGAGACACGACGCGCTATCGACGAGCTTGGAGCAGTCGGAGTTCAATTATTCACAAGCGTGTTAGGTCGTCCGTTGGACCATCCTGATTTTTTGCCTCTGTTTGACCTCATGGCAGAATTCGATCTTCCCCTCTTGTTGCATCCTACCCGGCCGATGAATGTACCAGATTATCCTGACGAAAAGTTTTCGAAATATGACTTGTGGTGGGCAATAGGCTGGCCCTATGAAACCACTCTCGCATTGATCAGGCTCGCGTTTTCTGGAATCCTTGAGCGCCTTCCAGGTTTGAAAGTCATTGCCCACCACGTGGGGGGATATCTTCCCATGCTGGCAGGACGACTGGGTCCCGGCATGGAACTGCTGGGGACCCGGAATCCCCCAGGAATGGAGCAATATGTCACAACGCCTCTTCAAGAGCCTATCCTTCGCGCTTGCCAGCGATTTTATGCAGATACCGCATCGTTTGGTTCCCAAGCGGCGCTCGAATGTGGAAGGGCTTTTTTCGGCGGGGAGCGACTCTTGTTCGCCACCGATATGCCTTTCGACCCGGGGGGGGGACCAGACTACATCCGCTCGACACTTGCGGCTATCGATTCCATGGCGCTTTCAGAGACCGAACGACGGGCAATACTCGTGGAAAATGCCAAATGCCTATTCCAATTGAATGACCAGTGA
- a CDS encoding oligogalacturonate lyase family protein translates to MPLGTVYPSESHISYDPRTGVAIRQVTSFAANHHHPFYYIPAYDDSGKRLFFVSHRTGEPQIFFEDEPGGNLVQISHRPDLNEWSCHPSWDGRYAYYTAGNAAWRVDIEAMREEQVATFGGMPIRQPGMVGASMGTTSLSTDNRWWCVYVKAKYQFQMHIIDVPTGQDTVILECDTIAHPQFHPDDASLLRYAGPHDQRIWTIHRDGSNNRLVYHRDAEKKEWIVHETWLPGTREIISSNWPHGVMAVNIDSGAVRWIVRTNAWHPMVNRAGTQLVADTTNPDVGLILCDPHQECGPVESLCDSNASSLGSHWQSDHCPYDDGSVEVYAPQHTHPHPNFSPDGRRVVFTSDQSGWAQVYEVVIPIK, encoded by the coding sequence ATGCCATTAGGTACCGTCTATCCTAGCGAAAGTCACATTAGCTACGATCCTCGAACGGGGGTCGCGATCCGGCAGGTCACCAGCTTTGCGGCGAATCACCACCACCCGTTTTACTACATTCCTGCCTACGACGACTCAGGAAAGCGTCTGTTTTTTGTCTCACATCGGACGGGAGAACCGCAGATTTTTTTTGAGGATGAACCGGGAGGGAACCTAGTCCAGATCTCCCACCGTCCTGACTTAAATGAGTGGTCCTGCCATCCCTCGTGGGACGGCCGATACGCCTACTACACCGCCGGCAATGCCGCCTGGCGGGTCGACATCGAGGCCATGCGTGAAGAGCAGGTCGCGACGTTTGGTGGGATGCCGATTCGTCAGCCCGGTATGGTGGGTGCCTCGATGGGGACTACCAGCCTCAGTACGGACAACCGCTGGTGGTGCGTGTACGTCAAAGCGAAGTACCAGTTTCAGATGCATATCATCGACGTCCCAACGGGGCAGGACACGGTGATCCTTGAGTGCGACACGATCGCGCACCCCCAATTCCACCCCGACGATGCGTCGCTGCTGCGCTATGCTGGACCACACGACCAGCGGATCTGGACCATACACCGTGATGGTAGCAATAACCGGTTAGTCTATCACCGTGACGCTGAGAAAAAGGAATGGATTGTCCACGAAACCTGGCTCCCCGGCACGCGCGAAATCATCTCAAGCAACTGGCCCCACGGTGTAATGGCTGTCAATATCGACAGTGGTGCAGTTCGCTGGATTGTCCGCACGAACGCCTGGCATCCGATGGTAAACCGAGCTGGGACCCAGTTGGTGGCCGACACCACGAATCCAGACGTCGGCTTGATCCTCTGCGATCCCCATCAAGAATGTGGGCCAGTTGAGAGTCTGTGTGACTCAAATGCCAGCAGTCTGGGCTCCCACTGGCAAAGCGATCACTGCCCCTATGACGACGGCAGCGTTGAAGTTTATGCCCCTCAGCATACGCATCCCCATCCTAATTTCTCGCCCGATGGTCGGCGGGTGGTGTTTACGTCCGACCAATCGGGTTGGGCGCAAGTTTATGAGGTGGTGATACCGATAAAGTAG
- a CDS encoding dockerin type I domain-containing protein, translating to MAGVNYLDPAGGWRYTYDGTFNPGVTDGAAGTGDDNFIGDFGPAGFGGKDFSINPVGEDVDALDGTWYHSQGDKWDGTAPGDTLSDPTVSANPAVSLTGKQGTSPGGAGVFTEGSTDYIRIQDAGNPEPHGWIQGLSDPNLTYPTEPSPPNDPINTNRRVYFGHDMTQEGPMDELVLTNTGLTVSFRTRIPVSGPLDDLYLETDGDDPDTDPDVIPWFQDSPNGRGAIMSNGRGILNFSQNSPTNEDTQVGFSLVTSTDVSTFCDAATGSLCTGTGSGGLIMNNLNGNAPSNAIDSENGGTLNILEIADNELNEWNEFWITMENNGALPGNIEVKVYMNGSLTPSTFQVTLAANNNSVYADEDSPFLEFGVSDNAGWGSFDMDFLSYQIGVIAPLAAPVENADFDGDGDVDGRDFLIWQRNFNTGTTMAQGDANGDSMVNGADLAIWQNQYGTSPLTATFAAVPEPSALLLGLVAAMSCVNQRRRRR from the coding sequence ATGGCGGGAGTCAATTACCTCGATCCTGCTGGAGGGTGGCGTTACACCTACGATGGAACATTCAATCCTGGTGTAACGGATGGAGCAGCTGGAACAGGTGATGACAATTTCATTGGCGATTTTGGCCCTGCTGGCTTTGGTGGAAAAGATTTCTCTATAAATCCAGTCGGCGAAGATGTGGATGCTCTTGATGGAACCTGGTACCACAGTCAAGGGGACAAATGGGATGGTACCGCACCTGGCGATACGCTTTCGGACCCTACTGTGTCAGCCAATCCGGCCGTTTCACTGACAGGTAAACAAGGGACATCACCTGGCGGGGCTGGGGTATTTACCGAAGGCAGTACCGATTACATTCGCATTCAAGATGCTGGTAATCCTGAACCACATGGCTGGATTCAAGGTCTGTCGGATCCCAATCTCACCTATCCCACGGAACCCTCCCCTCCCAACGATCCGATAAATACAAACCGTCGAGTCTACTTCGGTCATGACATGACTCAGGAAGGACCGATGGACGAGTTGGTACTCACCAACACGGGCTTAACGGTTTCATTTCGTACTCGGATTCCCGTTAGTGGTCCTTTGGATGATCTCTATCTCGAGACGGATGGAGACGATCCCGATACCGATCCCGATGTTATCCCCTGGTTCCAAGACTCTCCCAATGGGCGTGGAGCGATAATGTCAAACGGTCGCGGCATTCTCAATTTCTCTCAGAACAGCCCGACCAATGAAGACACGCAGGTCGGTTTTTCATTAGTGACAAGTACTGACGTGAGCACTTTTTGTGATGCTGCTACGGGATCTCTTTGTACCGGCACCGGCAGTGGTGGTCTGATTATGAACAATCTCAATGGTAACGCTCCTAGCAACGCGATCGATTCTGAGAATGGCGGCACACTCAATATTTTGGAGATCGCTGACAATGAGCTCAACGAGTGGAACGAGTTCTGGATAACCATGGAGAACAATGGTGCCCTACCCGGTAATATTGAAGTGAAGGTCTACATGAACGGCTCCTTGACGCCAAGTACATTTCAAGTGACCCTGGCGGCGAATAATAATTCAGTCTACGCCGATGAAGATAGTCCTTTCTTGGAATTCGGAGTTAGTGACAATGCTGGTTGGGGATCTTTTGATATGGATTTTCTCTCTTACCAGATCGGAGTGATTGCTCCCTTGGCAGCTCCGGTCGAGAATGCAGATTTTGATGGGGATGGTGACGTCGATGGACGAGATTTCTTGATTTGGCAACGTAACTTTAACACTGGTACTACGATGGCCCAAGGCGATGCTAATGGCGACAGTATGGTCAACGGCGCTGATCTGGCCATCTGGCAAAACCAGTACGGCACAAGCCCCTTGACTGCGACTTTCGCTGCGGTACCGGAGCCCAGTGCTCTGTTGCTAGGTTTAGTGGCAGCAATGTCGTGTGTTAATCAGAGGCGTCGGCGAAGGTAG
- a CDS encoding DUF1559 domain-containing protein, with the protein MARHTKRAFTLVELLVVIAIIGVLVALLLPAIQAAREAARRTQCTNHLKNIGLAIQNHHDTYKRIPNSRRKFDYITWAAELWPFLEAGNIATTWNRHETYYGQTEAARTAQVPVYFCPSRRAPPQLSVVGDNDAGSASGANFPGALADFACNTGDDSPNASFNDNTYTYISGNQPPKEPTGPFRFSGHGDDDDGNGDVTPGIDDLSALPLQYKVTFSQIEDGLSNTAFVGEKHVPTDGPNGTWFGHISAKDNSIYNPDSWSTVGRKGGFTRPIATPEKGSSGGQELTDWNKNFGSWHPGICQFVFGDGAVHSLNIDIDGYMLGQICNKADGKTVDLDGKGIPFPVTQY; encoded by the coding sequence GTGGCCAGACACACAAAGCGCGCGTTTACGTTGGTCGAACTGTTGGTGGTAATCGCCATCATTGGCGTCTTGGTAGCTCTCTTATTGCCGGCGATCCAAGCAGCCCGTGAAGCGGCCCGGCGAACCCAATGCACCAATCATTTGAAGAATATCGGGTTGGCGATCCAAAATCACCATGATACCTACAAGCGGATTCCCAATTCGCGACGGAAGTTCGACTACATCACCTGGGCCGCAGAACTCTGGCCCTTTTTGGAAGCAGGCAACATCGCCACGACATGGAATCGCCATGAGACGTACTATGGACAGACAGAAGCAGCAAGAACTGCTCAGGTACCCGTTTATTTTTGTCCTTCCCGGCGTGCTCCTCCTCAACTGAGTGTCGTTGGCGACAATGACGCAGGTAGTGCCAGTGGTGCGAATTTCCCCGGTGCATTGGCAGATTTCGCATGTAACACAGGCGATGATTCCCCAAACGCTTCATTTAATGACAATACATACACATACATCTCTGGTAACCAACCTCCCAAAGAACCGACAGGACCCTTCCGATTTTCAGGGCATGGCGATGACGATGACGGCAATGGTGATGTCACGCCAGGGATTGATGATTTGAGTGCACTCCCACTGCAATATAAAGTTACCTTTTCACAAATCGAGGATGGCCTTTCAAATACCGCCTTTGTAGGTGAGAAGCATGTCCCGACGGATGGTCCTAATGGCACTTGGTTTGGGCACATCTCGGCAAAGGATAACTCAATCTACAACCCTGACTCTTGGAGTACCGTTGGGCGTAAAGGTGGGTTTACGCGACCAATCGCAACTCCTGAAAAGGGTTCATCAGGAGGACAGGAATTGACAGACTGGAACAAGAATTTTGGTAGTTGGCATCCTGGAATCTGTCAGTTCGTTTTTGGTGACGGGGCTGTTCACTCGCTCAATATTGATATCGATGGCTATATGCTGGGTCAGATTTGCAATAAGGCTGATGGGAAGACCGTAGACTTGGATGGCAAAGGAATTCCATTTCCTGTGACGCAATATTGA
- a CDS encoding PEP-CTERM sorting domain-containing protein (PEP-CTERM proteins occur, often in large numbers, in the proteomes of bacteria that also encode an exosortase, a predicted intramembrane cysteine proteinase. The presence of a PEP-CTERM domain at a protein's C-terminus predicts cleavage within the sorting domain, followed by covalent anchoring to some some component of the (usually Gram-negative) cell surface. Many PEP-CTERM proteins exhibit an unusual sequence composition that includes large numbers of potential glycosylation sites. Expression of one such protein has been shown restore the ability of a bacterium to form floc, a type of biofilm.): MTKKFWFVLSAAVLLVAPIAQATTSISYFQQIDPAVATHIDATDYSAAGLNIGQDGYLFFNFGATTPNTNSPVGQDAANTLPSWLSVDFDPNSPDYSFGDDLGAEAFSEGGNTPWNFLTLPDGTNGLSGALVDPQAANNSNNAIKNIGVVGNPPPAFWLHVVADNTNGQYSSMNRIRAREDVSGLDVNLRNLTFNGIADVYSYYYEGVAVGDILKLQLNSGVAGVNASIGGIMVDAVPEPSSIALLGLALGFGLLRRR; this comes from the coding sequence ATGACGAAGAAATTTTGGTTTGTACTCAGTGCTGCAGTATTGCTTGTTGCCCCTATTGCCCAGGCAACAACAAGCATTTCTTATTTCCAGCAGATCGATCCTGCTGTGGCCACGCATATCGATGCAACCGATTACAGTGCCGCAGGTTTGAACATTGGCCAAGATGGCTACCTGTTCTTTAATTTCGGAGCGACAACTCCGAATACGAACAGTCCAGTCGGTCAAGATGCTGCCAATACGTTGCCATCTTGGCTTTCAGTCGACTTCGATCCGAACAGTCCTGATTACTCTTTCGGAGACGATCTTGGGGCTGAAGCATTTTCTGAAGGGGGCAATACCCCCTGGAATTTTCTCACGCTACCCGACGGTACCAACGGACTCTCTGGTGCATTGGTTGATCCCCAGGCTGCTAATAACTCCAATAATGCAATTAAGAACATTGGTGTAGTGGGCAATCCTCCTCCGGCTTTTTGGTTGCATGTGGTCGCTGACAATACCAACGGCCAATACAGCTCAATGAATCGGATACGTGCTCGTGAAGATGTTAGTGGATTGGATGTCAATTTGCGAAACCTCACGTTCAACGGTATAGCGGACGTATATTCATACTATTACGAAGGCGTTGCCGTTGGGGATATTCTTAAGTTGCAACTCAATTCGGGTGTTGCTGGTGTCAATGCTTCCATCGGTGGCATTATGGTCGATGCTGTACCTGAGCCATCGAGCATTGCCTTGCTTGGCTTGGCACTTGGTTTCGGTCTCCTGCGCCGTAGGTAG
- a CDS encoding NAD(P)-dependent oxidoreductase codes for MTRNSDSLRTINSRSSSNLQPVGVIGLGLLGTALCERLLAAGYPVFVYNRTQEKAIPLIELGAEWSDNPFTECSRVVISLYTSDIVDAVLEQMDSGLRAGQILIDTTTGDPSQTSALGHRLAKRDIHYLESPIAASSEQTRQGEALAIVAGPEQSYHDCCDLYDCLAAKSHYVGSWGSAAKMKLVNNLVLGLNRVALAEGLLFAEAIGVPKQNALDVLKDGNAYSIVMDVKGQKMVDSDFSTQAKLSQHTKDVRLMLSESERAGIILPMSNLHLQLLEQAESLGLGDRDNSIIIRAIEEAVRQVELTS; via the coding sequence ATGACTCGAAATTCCGATTCGCTTCGTACCATCAATTCACGTAGTAGCTCAAACCTACAGCCCGTGGGAGTAATAGGTCTTGGCCTGCTGGGCACTGCCCTGTGTGAACGACTGCTAGCTGCGGGTTACCCCGTGTTTGTCTACAACCGCACCCAGGAAAAAGCGATCCCACTAATCGAATTGGGGGCCGAATGGTCTGATAACCCCTTCACCGAGTGTTCTCGAGTGGTCATCAGCCTTTATACCTCTGATATTGTCGATGCCGTTCTCGAGCAAATGGACTCAGGGCTCCGTGCCGGTCAGATACTGATTGACACAACCACCGGTGACCCCAGCCAGACTTCTGCTCTCGGCCACCGGCTGGCGAAACGCGACATTCATTACCTTGAATCACCTATTGCTGCCTCAAGCGAGCAAACCCGCCAGGGAGAGGCCCTGGCTATCGTCGCAGGTCCTGAGCAATCGTACCACGACTGCTGCGACCTCTATGACTGCTTGGCCGCCAAGTCTCACTACGTGGGCTCGTGGGGTAGTGCCGCCAAAATGAAATTGGTAAACAACCTCGTGCTGGGCCTCAATCGAGTGGCTCTGGCCGAGGGCTTACTTTTTGCGGAAGCCATCGGGGTGCCGAAGCAAAATGCATTGGATGTACTAAAGGACGGCAATGCCTATTCCATCGTAATGGACGTGAAAGGTCAAAAGATGGTCGATAGTGATTTCTCAACTCAGGCCAAGCTTTCACAGCATACCAAAGACGTGCGACTAATGCTCTCTGAATCTGAACGAGCTGGGATTATACTACCTATGTCGAATTTGCATCTGCAACTATTGGAACAGGCCGAATCGCTCGGCCTGGGAGATCGGGACAACTCGATCATCATCCGCGCTATTGAAGAAGCGGTTCGTCAAGTGGAATTGACAAGTTAG
- a CDS encoding Gfo/Idh/MocA family protein: MPNSTRRSFLKKVGIGAAVAGLAPRLDAAGANDRVRWGLIGCGQRGRWFFEGADYVCDPDQRRLAIAAEASGVDSKHAVTDLRRILDDPTIDAVVIAAPDHWHAPAAILACEAGKHVYVEKPCSHNFREAQLLLKAARDNNVVVQHGTQQRSTPFTIEAIQRLHEGVIGDVLVAKAWNIQHRDNIGFAEPTSAPPEVDYDLWVGPAEMVPFQTNRFHSDWHWWYNFGTGDIGNDGAHEIDYARWGLGIDALPSKVVALGGKYFYDDAQQFPDTATCVFEYAGKDGATPRQLVFEMLLWSKNYPLNCDSGVEYFGSSGKMFLSKRGKMFIYDDQNRVIEEKRAEKGDPRVHFNDFVDAIQNDRRPNADILEGFRSVALIHLANIAVRTGRSLEVDSTSEQITNDDSANSLLSRPYRDGGHWAKPKGA; this comes from the coding sequence ATGCCAAATTCAACTCGCAGGTCATTTCTTAAAAAAGTGGGAATCGGTGCTGCCGTAGCAGGGTTGGCTCCTCGGTTGGATGCAGCTGGTGCCAACGATCGAGTCCGTTGGGGACTTATTGGTTGCGGGCAGCGAGGCCGTTGGTTCTTTGAGGGTGCCGACTATGTGTGCGATCCCGACCAGCGCCGACTCGCGATAGCCGCCGAAGCATCAGGTGTCGATTCGAAACATGCGGTCACCGACCTACGCCGCATCCTTGACGATCCGACTATCGACGCCGTCGTCATCGCCGCACCCGACCATTGGCATGCTCCCGCAGCGATTTTGGCTTGTGAAGCGGGCAAACATGTCTACGTCGAAAAACCGTGTAGCCACAACTTCCGCGAAGCCCAATTGCTCCTCAAGGCGGCTCGGGATAACAATGTAGTTGTGCAACACGGCACCCAGCAGCGGAGTACGCCATTTACGATCGAAGCAATCCAAAGACTCCATGAGGGAGTGATCGGCGACGTGCTGGTAGCCAAGGCGTGGAATATTCAGCATCGCGACAACATCGGTTTTGCCGAACCGACTTCTGCCCCACCGGAAGTTGACTACGATCTCTGGGTAGGCCCCGCCGAGATGGTTCCTTTTCAAACAAACCGCTTCCATAGCGATTGGCACTGGTGGTATAACTTCGGCACGGGCGACATCGGCAACGATGGTGCCCACGAGATTGACTACGCCCGCTGGGGATTGGGAATCGACGCATTGCCATCCAAGGTAGTTGCCCTGGGAGGCAAGTATTTTTACGACGACGCGCAACAGTTCCCCGACACAGCTACTTGTGTATTCGAATATGCTGGAAAGGATGGGGCGACACCTCGTCAACTTGTGTTCGAAATGCTGCTTTGGTCGAAGAACTACCCTCTCAATTGCGATAGTGGAGTGGAGTATTTTGGCTCCTCCGGGAAAATGTTTTTGAGCAAGCGAGGCAAGATGTTCATTTATGACGATCAAAATCGAGTCATTGAAGAGAAGCGAGCTGAAAAAGGCGACCCAAGGGTACATTTTAATGACTTTGTTGATGCAATTCAAAATGACCGCCGCCCAAACGCTGATATCCTAGAGGGCTTTCGTAGCGTGGCTCTGATACACTTGGCAAATATTGCCGTGCGAACAGGCCGCTCTTTGGAAGTCGATTCTACATCCGAACAAATTACAAATGACGATTCAGCCAATTCACTGTTGTCACGCCCGTATCGTGACGGTGGCCATTGGGCTAAACCAAAAGGAGCTTGA